One Phyllopteryx taeniolatus isolate TA_2022b chromosome 20, UOR_Ptae_1.2, whole genome shotgun sequence genomic window, GATCAATATCAATTTGTTtatatcagtggttctcaactgttttcACCATGGGACACACTTTCCTTGAAGTTAAGAACGATAGACCCTTTTttaaatagcctctgaaaacacatatacagtatgttatacaTTCACAGTACATATACATCCTGCCAAATTCATATTGCTAGCCATGacgccagaggctgagctgcaaaaaaaatagagaCCAGAGCACAATTGGGTAACACTGGGAACTGGGTACACCTCTATACTGTACCGGAAAATATCAGAACATGTACATATAATCTCCTACTGGCTGGTCCCACCAGTTAAGAATCACTGATTTAGATGACGTAAACATTTGCCATAGGggaaatttttttaatataaatacagtatgactCGAACTGCTGCCATTGTTACAGGCAATGTTGAAGGTGAACTTGTTTTTTGCATTCTTAACTGTTGTTCAggttgaaaaatatattaaccTCACATAATATTAACAAATGCAATCACTCACTCTGATAGATGGATGCGTAATACTGACTAATCACATTTTCTGAAGTCTCTTTTGCTTTCAACGCTGAAGTTGTGACCAATTTAAGCATCCCTATTGTTTGACCTTAGAGGTTGCAACAACGTGACATGTGGTTGACGTCTtttaaagacaagaaaaaacgCTATTTTAAAGGCAAGTCACGAAAACCCAACCGCAGCCCACTGATATCCAATGTTGTACTGTGGCGCCTCCCGCTGGATAACAGAGGTAGTCATTATTAGCATATTTACAATTAACCAACCACAAATATGAACAattatttgactaatattttatatgaacaataaaatgtaacaatttttaataagaaagtaaaggtgaataaatacatttgaattaaccAACTTTAGGGAacaataaacattaaaatgtataaatacacTATGGATGGCTGGACTTATTAAACAGACCttggatgtgccctgcaattggctggcaaccagttcagggtgtaccccgcctcctgcccaatgatagctggcatCGGCTCCAGTGCGCCCGCGCCCCttgtgaagagaagcggctcagaaaatggaaggatggatggtgttttttttttaacaaaatgtctTACTCTACATGGTTTCTTTAAACGCCTTACTATGCATGGCCgttctttttttaacatctaTGTACATTTTGTAAGTCCTTTTATAGTAAGGCATTTTTTAAGGCCATGTATCGAAAGGCCTTACTGTACAGTGTTTGTTTAAATCAAAGATTAGAGTACATCACATTGGCAAAACTTAATTGTAATAATTATTGTTCACACGACTAATCAAGCAACGCACAAGTGCAAATAAAAgttgatttgcaaaacattaaaaagcaaaaatcaaTAAACGTAGCCCTTAAACAAAGGTCAAAGTTCAATTCTGCACTCGTTCGCCACAAAAACACATGAATCTCCCCAGTGCGCTGGCCCCTAGTGGTAAAACTAACATTaaacccccacaaaaaaatgtcaccaataAATTAGCTGACATTTTGCTCCTGTGCGCGACAGTAAACAAATGTGACATCTTCAACTTGTTTCGAGTCGTCAGTGCCTCACACAAACATGACCCACAACGAAAACGTTTttgcttttgattgacactttaGTGGAGAGCTGGACACTTCCAATAAATGTTCACTCATTTAAACtggaggaattttggaaatattgcaAATGGGAACTTTTCCATGGGAATTCATGTTAATTGAGGCTATTTAAAGGAAAGTTAATGAATTCAATCATAACtataacagttttgttttatcaTGACACCaactttaatattttttttacttgactgGAGTCAAGGTGCTACTGTACGTGCATGAAATCTGGTTGTTTAAGTCAGGattatgttaaaacattttcctcAACTATACTCAAGTTCCCTTGTTTCAGTTATGTAATTTTCTGGTTTATTCCCCTAAACTCCCATGAAGTAATTGCCATGGAAAACTTCCAGAATTTTGCAAGCCTACTTTCAGCTCCTCACTACATCGGCATCAGCAGTTCAATGTCATTACAATcaaaatcatcatcagtgtCAACACAAGCGCCCTGTTCAATCTGTGAGAAGAGAGTTCAGCGCGTGAAAAAGTTTTTCTTGggaggggagggaaaaaaaaaaaaagaaaaaaaaaagtccatcaaATTGGCACTGGCAGTTGTCGTCCTGGGCAGTCATCCTCGTGCCGTCACTCGTCAGAACCCGCCGAGCGCTTCTGGTTCCGTTTGCGTGGAGACCTCCTGGGCGACGCTTTGTCTGAGgagcaaaaaaaattgaaattaaacaatCTCTTAAAACTTGATATGtggaacacacacatattttttttattatggctATCATCAACCAAATTGAATTGTAATCAATTGTTCATCATCTAATAATTAATTTGACAAATGTCCTACGACAGCAATTGTCCAAGTGTGGTAGGAGTACCACTAGAGGTACGCgggctctctctagtggtatgcaaatgAATCACTCCCCAAGTACTCTTCAGTTGTATGAACGGTAAGTTCAATACTTTTGCATTTGAttcaatctttaagaactgtttgatTTTAATTTGGGTACAATTGTTATATACCTTtttttgcaatacattttcatcaaatcaatttttcccctaaaattaatataatttataGTAAGACTTCTTCCTGtaatattcaatgttttttcttatatttcACCTTATTCTCAAATTATAAACGCAACAAATAGTTTagtttgggtttttctttcctcATACACTTTTTGATATTTCTTGTTGTATTCCGTCTTCAGCCTgggataattattttttaatcgtAATATTTAAACTTAATTCCTCTCACCCCTGGGgtgtttttcctcataatatcaCAACTTTGTCATaatttgttgatttttcttgtaatatgtgtAATTTAAAGTTTTTCACAAAATTTAGAGTTGATTATCGGAGAATTACATTCTTTCtggtaatattgcaactttagaAATACAAACTTTTGATATTTCAGCCGATTCCACTCCTTTATTTTCTTCTATATTCTTGTGTAAAAAAGTTCTTAACATATTTAAAAGTGGTGGGACTAAAAATCTGCCATCTTTAtcattttgattacatttggtGGGGGGAAATTCACTTTGGTTGTACACGTTTACAATTTCTGATGTCGAAAAGGtggcattcaaaaaaaaaacgttttgcaatattttcattttgtttatatttattttcttaatctGGCGATCATAGCAATAACGTGATAATTTGTCAAGATAATCGCGATATGAACTGTTCAGAACCTTCCAACACTGAACACGTGTGCGCACGAAGTCCTGTTTGTCAAATATCCCTCAGGTGTTGTGAACTTGAAGATGCAACAAGGCCTCACCTTTGCGACTCTGCACTGAAGGCGTGACAGGAAACAGGAGAGACCAGACAAGAAAGTGAGTGATCCTCAGGCGGAAAAGTTCAAAGTTCAACCAGGTGGAAAGATAAAAGGGTACCAGAGAGTACAGCCGATCAGAATAGAACAGAAAAGACCACAGTAGGAtagaatacaataaaataaaacagcagaGACTAGAaacaaattgattaaaaaaaaaaaaaaaaactggattgGGCACATTTTTGATCAACGCCCCtccccctcctttttttttcctttttctaatTCAGACAGATGAACAATGTCATTTGTAGATAaggaaatgtgtaaaatatgcAATCAACTCATTGAAATGCTGCATCATGTAAACAGGCCCAACGACAAGAATGGAGCAGAGTAGAGCAGAGCGTGTGCTTTTTGTTGCACTTACTGATCTGGTTGAGAGTTTCTTGCGGGATCCAGCTGAGATCGACATCGCTGTGACTCGAAGTTCCCATTTCCACTTTCGGGGCTGGACGACGCCTCTGTTCACAAACCCGTTAGGAGTTCACGTCGGTTCAGACGTAGGCGGATAAAGTTTAGCGGCGGCTACCTTTCTGGACTCGAGCAGCTGATGGAGGCCGACGATGACGAGCAGGCCGAGGCCGGACAGGAAGACGTACATGAAGATGCTGCCGTGCGACAGGAAGTAGAACACGTTGAGTCTCAGGTGAGGCTTTGGCGCGGCTTCTGCGACTTTTGGGCCAAATCGTCGGGACGATTCATTTTCTCAACGTTTCGACCCCAATCCAGGAATGCGTCGCTTATCGCGGGCTCGGTCTGGACCAGACCCGTAATAGGTCAAATCAGCCAGGGAGTGACCACATATTTTGGGATCATTCATACCCGTTTTAAAGGTGTATGACGCTCCTTAATCTTTCCCACACTCCTGGTAACCTAATAAACACTTTCTGTACCCTTAAACTCTTAAACACACATCATACACAAATGACGCAATCGGATTGGGACAAGTCGAGCAGCGACGACCAATTTGGAGCAGCTGCTTCCAATGTCCCCCGGCTATTGGGGGGTAACAATAGGAACCCGCCCAGCTCGACACAAATAACCGATCGAGGCTTACGTCTCCCCGTCGAGTCCGTCTTCCCTCTCAGTGACGGTGACCGTCTGGTTGAAGACGGCGTCCTGGAAGACGTTCCCCTGCGCAAAACAACAATGTCGCTTAAAGGAGCGCATCGCTACAGCGACAGCGCCGACCCCTGCACTCACGTCGGCGTCCTTGTAGTTGAGGTTGATGACCAGGCCGAAAGGGCGCCCCCCCATGGGCTCGGCCGGGATGAAGGAGTACTCGAAGGTGGCCTGGCGCCCGGGCGGCACTGCCGTGCCCAGCTGCAGCGCCGTGAAGTTCTGGATGTAGAACTGATAGTCCTGACCCGCAACGACAACGACGACCCTTAAGACCAGCGAGAACGGGAAGCTCGGTGGAGTACGGGCCGATCCGGTTCTTACCTGCGGGTATCGGAACGAAGCGTCCAGCGAGTCCACCATGAAGTCCTCGGAACCTTTGTTGGTGAAGCCCAGCAGGAACTTGACGATGTCGTTGGCTGGGAAGTCTGACACAAAATATCAGACTCACTTCACTCGTGCGCACAGCAAACTACACTGCTTTTTCCCCCAGATTTTtaagcagttgttttttttggttttttttaaggttttagAGTGTACAGGAAAGTCCCGATTTAGTTTTGTCCCGTCAGtctagtaccacgttgtgccacaacacgCCATGGGCGGCACTGCTGCACTGGAAGACATGCAGCGTAATTGAGAGCAAGAAGAGGCAGTAGAGACGCTCCCCCAATttaaccttccatccatccattttctgagccgcttttcctcactagggtcacgggcgtgctggagcctatcccagctgtcatcgggcaggaggcggggtacaccctggactggttgccagccaatcgcagggcacatataaacaaaccaccattaaCCTCCAGAAATAAATTCCATGATTGAGttgattttaaaatatcaaaaccCAAGTACAAGGCTAAGAGAAATATCtttatgcattttaaaaaaagagtgtgCAACTAAAAGTCTAAAATACCACGCTTCATAACAAAAATTATAGAAATGAATACAGTCGTGAAAGGTGTAAAGTAAGGCTGCAACTAATGGTTATttcaataattgattaatttgtcgattatttttttcaattaatcaatgaatcaaaAAGAAACTTAAATTTTCATCCCTTTGCCCAATAACAGGACTAtttcaaattggaaaaaaaaatacacaaacaaattgattctGACTGAGTTCCtggttagcctgtctatggtgttttgcgtGACACACAAGCAGTAAGCTAGCAGACTTCgtcttatttcttttctttcctcaaagtgatgcaAATAGAGAGCAAGAGAATGA contains:
- the ssr1 gene encoding translocon-associated protein subunit alpha isoform X1 encodes the protein MMSFLPKVLLVVLLAFPAYVVFTGRPVGAEDLTEDEEATETEEDVVDDVTADDEDDEAEVEDDERTEITEGKEDDEDEEASVGEVKASPNADTAILFVKGEDFPANDIVKFLLGFTNKGSEDFMVDSLDASFRYPQDYQFYIQNFTALQLGTAVPPGRQATFEYSFIPAEPMGGRPFGLVINLNYKDADGNVFQDAVFNQTVTVTEREDGLDGETIFMYVFLSGLGLLVIVGLHQLLESRKRRRPAPKVEMGTSSHSDVDLSWIPQETLNQIMQSRKDKASPRRSPRKRNQKRSAGSDE
- the ssr1 gene encoding translocon-associated protein subunit alpha isoform X2, translating into MMSFLPKVLLVVLLAFPAYVVFTGRPVGAEDLTEDEEATETEEDVVDDVTADDEDDEAEVEDDERTEITEGKEDDEDEEASVGEVKASPNADTAILFVKGEDFPANDIVKFLLGFTNKGSEDFMVDSLDASFRYPQDYQFYIQNFTALQLGTAVPPGRQATFEYSFIPAEPMGGRPFGLVINLNYKDADGNVFQDAVFNQTVTVTEREDGLDGETIFMYVFLSGLGLLVIVGLHQLLESRKRRRPAPKVEMGTSSHSDVDLSWIPQETLNQINKASPRRSPRKRNQKRSAGSDE